Proteins encoded by one window of Blautia luti:
- the rpsM gene encoding 30S ribosomal protein S13 yields MARIAGVDLPREKRIEIGLTYIYGIGRPSADKILAKAEVNPDTRVRDLTDDEVKRLSAVIDETMTVEGDLRREIALNIKRLQEIGCYRGIRHRKGLPVRGQKTKTNARTRKGPKRTVANKKK; encoded by the coding sequence ATGGCTCGTATAGCTGGTGTAGACTTACCAAGAGAAAAACGTATTGAAATCGGTCTTACCTACATTTATGGTATTGGTAGACCAAGCGCAGACAAAATCCTTGCAAAGGCAGAAGTTAATCCTGACACACGTGTCAGAGATCTGACTGATGACGAAGTTAAGAGACTTAGCGCAGTTATTGATGAAACAATGACAGTAGAAGGTGACCTTCGTAGAGAAATCGCCCTCAACATTAAGAGACTGCAGGAAATCGGATGCTACAGAGGTATCCGTCATCGTAAAGGACTTCCGGTTCGTGGTCAGAAGACTAAGACCAACGCTAGAACACGTAAAGGTCCTAAGAGAACAGTAGCTAATAAGAAGAAATAA
- the rpsK gene encoding 30S ribosomal protein S11, giving the protein MAKVTKKATAKRRVKKNVEHGQAHIQSSFNNTIVTLTDNEGNALSWASAGGLGFRGSRKSTPYAAQMAAETATKAALIHGLKTVDVMVKGPGSGREAAIRALQACGLEVTSIRDVTPVPHNGCRPPKRRRV; this is encoded by the coding sequence ATGGCTAAAGTGACTAAAAAAGCGACTGCAAAACGTCGTGTCAAGAAAAACGTTGAACACGGACAGGCACATATTCAGTCTTCTTTCAACAATACAATTGTTACTCTGACTGACAATGAAGGAAACGCTCTTTCATGGGCAAGTGCTGGTGGTCTTGGATTTAGAGGTTCAAGAAAATCTACTCCTTATGCAGCACAGATGGCAGCTGAGACTGCAACAAAAGCTGCACTTATTCATGGGTTAAAAACTGTAGACGTTATGGTAAAAGGACCAGGATCAGGACGTGAAGCTGCAATCCGTGCCCTTCAGGCTTGCGGACTGGAAGTAACAAGCATCCGTGACGTAACTCCGGTACCACACAATGGTTGCCGTCCACCAAAACGCAGAAGAGTCTAA
- the rpmJ gene encoding 50S ribosomal protein L36, translating to MKVRSSVKPICEKCKIIKRKGSIRVICENPKHKQRQG from the coding sequence GTGAAAGTAAGATCATCTGTAAAGCCGATCTGCGAAAAATGCAAGATCATTAAAAGAAAAGGATCTATCAGAGTAATCTGTGAGAATCCAAAACACAAACAGCGTCAGGGTTGA
- a CDS encoding type 1 glutamine amidotransferase, translated as MKITIGHLYPDLLNLYGDRGNIQCLMKRCQWRGIEAETIPFELDDKIDFSGLDIVLLGGGSDREQMLVCEKLKEIQKDFKEYVEDNGVVIAICGGYQLLGNYYKTDQGTIKGLELVDMYTEQGEGRLIQNIVLKSDLFEMPVVGFENHGGRTCINNNKPLGKVVYGAGNDGKSGYEGVVYKNVIGTYLHGPLLPKNPQLADWLISRALERKYGEKVELKPLDDSQEKEANEYVYHRFVRG; from the coding sequence ATGAAAATTACTATCGGACATTTATACCCGGATCTTCTGAACCTCTACGGAGACAGGGGAAACATCCAGTGCCTTATGAAAAGATGCCAGTGGCGTGGAATCGAAGCGGAAACGATCCCATTTGAACTGGATGATAAGATCGATTTTTCCGGATTGGATATTGTACTTCTGGGAGGAGGATCTGACAGAGAACAGATGCTGGTATGCGAGAAGCTGAAAGAAATCCAGAAGGATTTTAAGGAATATGTGGAGGATAACGGCGTGGTGATCGCAATCTGTGGCGGTTATCAGCTTCTGGGAAATTATTATAAAACAGACCAGGGAACCATAAAGGGACTGGAACTTGTAGATATGTATACAGAACAGGGAGAGGGACGTCTGATCCAGAACATTGTACTGAAGAGTGATCTGTTCGAGATGCCTGTGGTAGGCTTTGAGAATCATGGAGGACGTACCTGTATCAATAATAACAAGCCGCTGGGAAAAGTAGTCTACGGTGCCGGAAATGACGGGAAATCAGGATATGAGGGAGTCGTATATAAAAATGTGATCGGCACATATCTTCACGGACCTCTTCTTCCGAAGAATCCACAGCTTGCGGACTGGCTGATCAGCCGTGCCCTGGAGAGGAAATACGGAGAGAAAGTGGAGTTAAAACCACTGGACGACAGTCAGGAAAAAGAAGCAAATGAGTATGTTTACCACAGATTTGTAAGGGGATAA
- a CDS encoding phosphatidylinositol-specific phospholipase C/glycerophosphodiester phosphodiesterase family protein, with the protein MEHDKKKQEHRFRILFHSLLLFVEIISVSVFLWGQRTSQTSVVTPEFSWDHYETIAHALGGIGDKTYLNSKESFLAAYQMGCRLFEVDLTRTSDGVWVCRHSWKQSLGQWDGEEAKVLSSEEFLASPIYGKYTPLTFEDLMLLLKEYPDAFVMLDSKQYSLRNYQTTLDDYVDYLDMAREAGAEDAIDQIIPEIYNQAMFAGTALLYQFPAYIYSLWKEYSEEELGEIAEFCQEKGIGAATIYYKYWSEDVQKIFDENNIKLYIYTVNDLDAAREYRKKGAAGICSDYLLDTDLDFDKKGIKINYEN; encoded by the coding sequence TTGGAACACGATAAGAAAAAGCAGGAACACAGGTTCAGAATATTGTTTCACAGTCTGCTCCTGTTTGTGGAAATTATTTCGGTATCCGTATTTTTGTGGGGCCAGAGAACTTCACAGACTTCTGTTGTAACTCCTGAATTTTCCTGGGACCATTATGAAACCATAGCTCATGCACTGGGCGGGATCGGTGATAAAACTTATCTCAATTCCAAGGAGAGTTTTCTGGCTGCTTATCAGATGGGCTGCAGATTGTTTGAGGTAGATCTGACGCGAACTTCTGATGGAGTGTGGGTATGTCGTCATAGCTGGAAACAGTCGCTGGGACAATGGGACGGAGAGGAAGCGAAAGTTCTTTCCTCAGAAGAATTTCTGGCAAGCCCCATATATGGGAAATATACACCTCTGACATTTGAAGACCTGATGCTTTTACTGAAAGAGTATCCGGATGCATTTGTAATGCTGGATTCCAAACAGTATTCTCTGCGAAATTACCAGACAACGCTGGATGATTATGTGGATTATCTGGACATGGCACGGGAGGCAGGAGCGGAAGATGCCATTGATCAGATTATACCGGAAATCTATAACCAGGCAATGTTTGCAGGAACAGCTCTGTTGTATCAGTTCCCTGCATATATCTATTCCCTGTGGAAAGAATATTCAGAAGAGGAACTTGGCGAGATCGCAGAATTCTGCCAGGAGAAGGGAATTGGAGCAGCGACAATCTACTATAAGTACTGGTCTGAGGATGTTCAGAAAATATTTGACGAAAATAATATAAAATTATATATTTACACAGTAAATGATCTGGATGCTGCCAGAGAATATAGGAAAAAAGGTGCAGCCGGTATCTGCTCGGATTATCTTCTGGATACAGATCTGGATTTTGATAAAAAAGGAATTAAAATAAACTATGAAAATTAG
- the rpsD gene encoding 30S ribosomal protein S4, producing MAVNRVPVLKRCRSLGLDPIYLGIDKKSTRQLKRANRKMSEYGLQLREKQKAKFIYGVLEKPFHNYYDKADRMPGQTGANLMILLESRLDNVVFRMGFARTRKEARQIVDHKHVLVNGKCVNIPSYLVKAGDQIEIREKSKGSERYKGILEVTGGRLVPEWIDVDQENLKGTVKELPNREAIDVPVNEMLIVELYSK from the coding sequence ATGGCAGTAAATAGAGTGCCTGTTCTGAAAAGATGCAGATCCCTTGGCCTGGATCCGATTTATTTAGGAATTGATAAAAAGTCCACAAGACAGTTAAAACGTGCAAACCGTAAAATGTCTGAGTATGGTTTACAGTTAAGAGAAAAACAGAAAGCAAAATTCATCTACGGAGTTCTGGAAAAACCTTTCCATAACTACTATGACAAAGCTGACAGAATGCCGGGACAGACTGGTGCAAACCTTATGATCCTTCTTGAGAGCAGACTTGATAACGTAGTATTCCGTATGGGATTTGCCAGAACAAGAAAAGAAGCTCGTCAGATCGTTGACCACAAGCATGTACTTGTAAACGGAAAATGTGTAAACATTCCTTCCTACCTTGTAAAAGCTGGTGATCAGATCGAGATCAGAGAGAAATCTAAAGGTTCTGAAAGATACAAAGGTATCCTTGAAGTAACTGGTGGACGTCTTGTTCCGGAATGGATCGACGTAGATCAGGAGAACTTAAAAGGAACTGTAAAAGAGCTTCCTAACAGAGAAGCAATCGATGTTCCAGTAAACGAGATGCTTATCGTCGAGTTGTACTCCAAATAA
- a CDS encoding DNA-directed RNA polymerase subunit alpha, giving the protein MFDFNKPKIEITELSEDKKFGRFVVEPLERGYGTTLGNSLRRIMLSSLPGAAVSQVKIDGVLHEFSSIPGVKEDVSDIIMNLKSLAIKNHSTDNEPKTAYIECEGKGVVTAADIQADQDIEIMNPDQVIATLNGGKDCRLAMELTITKGRGYISADKGKSDDMPIGVLAVDAIYTPVDRVNMIVENTRVGQVTDYDKLTLDVYTNGTLDPDEAVSLAAKVLSEHLSLFIDLSENAKTAEVMIEKEDNEKEKVLEMSIDELELSVRSYNCLKRAGINTVEELCNKTSDDMMKVRNLGRKSLEEVLAKLKELGLQLQPTEE; this is encoded by the coding sequence GTGTTTGATTTTAATAAACCTAAAATCGAGATTACCGAATTATCTGAAGATAAAAAATTTGGCAGATTCGTAGTTGAACCTCTGGAAAGAGGATATGGAACTACACTTGGAAATTCTTTAAGAAGAATTATGCTGTCTTCCCTGCCGGGTGCAGCTGTAAGCCAGGTTAAAATTGATGGTGTGCTTCACGAATTCAGCTCCATTCCGGGCGTAAAAGAAGACGTAAGCGATATTATCATGAATCTGAAGAGCCTTGCTATTAAGAACCACAGCACAGACAACGAGCCAAAGACTGCATACATTGAGTGTGAAGGCAAAGGTGTTGTAACTGCTGCAGACATCCAGGCTGATCAGGATATTGAGATCATGAATCCGGATCAGGTAATTGCTACCTTAAACGGTGGCAAGGACTGCAGACTTGCTATGGAACTTACTATTACAAAAGGCCGCGGATATATCAGCGCTGACAAAGGTAAATCTGATGATATGCCTATCGGTGTACTTGCAGTTGATGCAATCTACACACCAGTAGACAGAGTCAACATGATCGTAGAGAATACACGTGTTGGTCAGGTAACTGATTATGATAAGCTGACACTGGATGTGTACACAAATGGTACACTTGATCCGGATGAGGCAGTAAGCCTTGCAGCAAAAGTATTAAGTGAGCACTTAAGCCTTTTCATTGACCTTTCCGAGAATGCAAAGACCGCTGAGGTTATGATCGAGAAAGAAGACAATGAGAAAGAAAAAGTTCTGGAAATGAGCATTGATGAACTTGAGTTATCTGTTCGTTCCTATAACTGCTTGAAGAGAGCCGGCATTAATACGGTTGAAGAATTATGTAACAAGACTTCTGATGATATGATGAAGGTTCGTAACCTTGGACGTAAGTCATTAGAAGAAGTTCTTGCGAAACTGAAAGAGCTGGGATTACAGCTTCAGCCTACAGAAGAGTAA
- a CDS encoding bL17 family ribosomal protein produces MAKYRKLSRTSDQRKALLRNQVTNLLYNGKIVTTEAKAKEIRKIAEGLVAMAVREKDNFETVTVTAKVARKDAEGKRVKEVVDGKKKTVYDEVQKEIKKDAPSRLHARRQMMKVFYPVKEVPAKGAGRKKNTKDVDMVAKMFDEIAPKYTDRNGGYTRIVKIGPRKGDAAMEVLIELV; encoded by the coding sequence ATGGCAAAGTATAGAAAATTAAGCAGAACTTCTGATCAGAGAAAAGCATTACTGAGAAACCAGGTAACAAATCTGTTATACAACGGAAAGATCGTTACTACAGAAGCTAAAGCAAAAGAAATCCGTAAAATCGCTGAAGGCCTTGTAGCTATGGCTGTTCGTGAAAAAGATAACTTCGAAACTGTTACTGTAACTGCTAAAGTTGCTCGTAAAGACGCTGAAGGCAAGAGAGTAAAAGAAGTTGTTGACGGAAAGAAGAAAACTGTATACGATGAAGTACAGAAAGAGATCAAAAAAGATGCTCCTTCCAGACTTCACGCTCGTCGTCAGATGATGAAAGTTTTCTACCCAGTTAAAGAAGTACCTGCAAAGGGCGCTGGTAGAAAGAAAAACACAAAAGACGTAGATATGGTTGCTAAGATGTTCGATGAGATCGCTCCAAAATACACTGACCGTAACGGTGGTTACACAAGAATCGTTAAGATCGGACCGCGTAAGGGCGATGCTGCAATGGAAGTACTGATCGAATTAGTATAA
- a CDS encoding MurT ligase domain-containing protein: MKIRVMIAVSAAKLVGYICKKMGRQGVTWAGKVAIKICPDILEQLSSQVKKGIFATCGTNGKTTTNNMLCAALEAEGQKVICNHTGSNMLNGVVAAFVLAAKWNGKIDADYACIEADEASTRHIFPRIKPDYMLLTNLFRDQLDRYGEIDITMNILEEMMRKVPGMQIIVNGDDALSAYLAMDTGNTYVTYGISRPVMESAANEIREGRFCKCCGEKLEYRFYHYSQLGDYYCPKCGFARPKLDFDAEDVKVGDQLSFTVDGRHIVANYKGFYNVYNILAAYAGVRTAGFTGEHFQEMLRKFNPENGRMEQFRIKGTGVTLNLAKNPAGFNQNISAVMQDPSPKDIIIAINDNAQDGTDISWLWDVDFDLLGQESIKSITVSGIRCQDMRLRLKYVDIPSMLEGDVEKAVRARVEDGVGNLYVLVNYTALFSTRNILKKLEGEKS, translated from the coding sequence ATGAAAATTAGAGTAATGATTGCTGTCAGTGCAGCAAAATTAGTTGGATATATATGTAAGAAAATGGGAAGACAGGGTGTAACCTGGGCTGGTAAAGTTGCCATAAAGATCTGTCCGGACATTCTGGAACAGCTGTCTTCTCAGGTAAAAAAAGGCATTTTTGCGACCTGTGGAACCAATGGAAAAACGACCACCAACAATATGCTCTGTGCTGCCCTGGAGGCAGAAGGACAGAAGGTGATCTGTAATCATACAGGATCCAATATGCTCAACGGCGTTGTGGCTGCCTTTGTTCTTGCTGCGAAATGGAATGGAAAGATTGATGCAGACTATGCCTGTATTGAGGCGGATGAAGCATCTACCAGACATATTTTTCCACGAATTAAGCCGGATTATATGCTTCTGACCAATCTTTTCAGGGATCAGCTGGACCGATATGGGGAAATTGATATCACCATGAATATTCTGGAGGAAATGATGCGTAAGGTTCCGGGAATGCAGATCATTGTAAACGGAGATGATGCATTATCAGCTTATCTTGCCATGGATACGGGAAATACTTACGTAACATATGGGATCAGCAGACCTGTTATGGAATCAGCAGCCAATGAGATCAGGGAAGGCCGTTTCTGTAAATGCTGCGGGGAAAAGCTGGAGTATCGTTTCTATCATTACAGCCAGCTGGGAGATTATTACTGTCCGAAATGTGGGTTTGCCAGACCGAAGCTGGATTTTGACGCAGAGGATGTAAAGGTTGGAGATCAGCTGAGCTTCACCGTAGATGGAAGGCATATTGTTGCCAATTATAAAGGATTTTATAATGTGTATAATATACTGGCTGCCTATGCGGGAGTCCGTACAGCGGGATTTACAGGAGAACATTTCCAGGAGATGCTTCGTAAATTTAATCCTGAGAATGGACGAATGGAACAGTTTCGTATAAAAGGAACCGGAGTGACACTGAACCTGGCGAAAAATCCGGCTGGTTTTAACCAGAATATTTCAGCGGTGATGCAGGATCCATCTCCGAAAGATATTATTATTGCCATCAATGATAATGCCCAGGACGGTACGGATATTTCCTGGCTTTGGGATGTTGACTTTGACCTGCTGGGACAGGAGAGCATTAAATCTATCACAGTCAGCGGTATCCGGTGTCAGGATATGCGTCTTCGCCTGAAATACGTAGATATTCCATCTATGCTGGAAGGTGATGTGGAGAAGGCGGTCCGTGCTCGCGTGGAAGATGGCGTAGGAAATCTCTATGTGCTGGTAAATTATACGGCATTGTTCAGCACGAGAAATATCCTGAAGAAACTGGAGGGTGAGAAATCATGA